From Quercus lobata isolate SW786 chromosome 1, ValleyOak3.0 Primary Assembly, whole genome shotgun sequence, one genomic window encodes:
- the LOC115955332 gene encoding uncharacterized protein LOC115955332, producing the protein MVKIIMRCVSTVTYSVRINGLPKGRIIPSRGLRQGDPLSPYLFLLCVEGLSGLLRQQVEKGSIKGVAVYRGAPLSGQQLNRSKTSLFFSRNTPRPIQEEIQRRFGAPVIRQHEKYLGLPSLVGRSKRNTFNDLKEKLGNKLSGWKEKLLSSAGKEILIKSVAQAIPAYTMSCFKLPDALCDDLAGMGWRLQNCPNSLFHRVYKAKYFPNGDFLNASLGRHPSYSWRSIMEAQKVIQLGCRWQIGNGASVSLWRDKWLPSLPSHKPATVPHFFPDDALVSALIYPETATWKSDIIHEVFLPFDAEAILSIPLSLSLPTDRLIWTYTPSGRLTVSSAYRVARQARCDTHQGESSTS; encoded by the exons GTTACTTATTCTGTTCGGATTAATGGGCTACCTAAAGGGCGTATTATTCCTTCTAGGGGTTTACGTCAAGGGGACCCTCTTTCTCCTTACTTATTTTTACTTTGTGTTGAGGGCTTATCTGGTTTGCTTAGACAGCAGGTGGAGAAAGGCAGTATCAAAGGAGTAGCTGTCTATCGCGGTGCTCCTC TGTCTGGGCAACAACTGAATAGGAGTAAAACCTCTTTGTTTTTTAGCAGAAATACTCCAAGACCAATTCAGGAGGAGATACAAAGGAGGTTTGGGGCTCCAGTGATCCGgcaacatgaaaaatatttggggttACCTTCTTTGGTGGGGCGATCTAAGAGGAATACCTTCAATGATCTTAAGGAGAAGTTGGGGAATAAATTATCTGGCTGGAAGGAGAAGCTTCTGTCAAGTGCAGGCAAAGAAATCTTGATTAAATCAGTAGCCCAAGCTATTCCGGCCTATACTATGAGCTGTTTTAAGCTCCCTGATGCTCTGTGTGATGACCTTGCAGGCATG GGGTGGAGGCTTCAGAATTGTccaaattcattatttcacCGAGTGTATAAAGCTAAGTATTTTCCAAATGGTGATTTTTTAAATGCGTCGTTGGGGAGGCATCCATCATATTCTTGGCGTAGTATTATGGAAGCTCAAAAGGTTATTCAATTAGGATGTCGCTGGCAGATTGGTAATGGAGCTTCGGTTAGCTTGTGGAGAGATAAGTGGTTGCCCTCTCTGCCATCACACAAGCCTGCAACTGTGCCTCATTTCTTCCCTGATGATGCCTTAGTTTCTGCCCTGATTTACCCAGAGACAGCAACTTGGAAGTCAGATATAATCCATGAGGTTTTTCTTCCTTTCGATGCCGAAGCTATTCTTTCTATTCCGCTTAGTTTGTCGCTGCCTACTGATAGGTTGATTTGGACCTACACTCCTTCAGGCCGGTTAACTGTGAGTAGTGCTTACCGTGTAGCTCGCCAAGCTCGGTGTGATACTCATCAAGGAGAAAGCTCGACCTCATAG